One Paraburkholderia caffeinilytica DNA segment encodes these proteins:
- a CDS encoding aromatic ring-hydroxylating oxygenase subunit alpha: MKVSADVRAMIERRKKNHTLEAPFYTGDEIFALDMEAIFRKHWIQVAVEPDVPEPGDYITVEIGNDSILIVRDDDMQVRAFHNVCRHRGSRLCNTDKGSLGNIVCPYHSWTYNLNGDLMFAEHMGDQFDRCKHSLKSVHLQNLAGLIFICLADEPPADFAVLRAAMEPYLLPHDLAGCKVAASIDIIEEGNWKLTMENNRECYHCVANHPELTISLYEYGFGYQRTPANEEGMAAFEETVARRTAQWEAMNLPSAEIDRLADLVTGFRTQRLPLDRDGESQTMDAKVASKKLLGGFEQADLGGLSFWTQPNSWHHFMSDHIVSFSVIPLSAGKTLVRTKWLVHKDAREGIDYDVNNLTAVWRATNDQDRALVEYSQRGATSSAYEPGPYSPYTEGLVEKFCEWYIGRIAEYSDTPQTHDAGDAPVSHDEKVVSFVR, encoded by the coding sequence ATGAAAGTTTCGGCAGACGTTCGCGCAATGATCGAACGCCGCAAGAAGAATCACACACTGGAAGCGCCGTTCTATACGGGCGATGAAATTTTCGCGCTCGACATGGAGGCGATTTTCCGCAAGCACTGGATTCAGGTCGCGGTGGAACCGGATGTGCCGGAGCCGGGCGACTACATCACGGTGGAGATCGGCAACGATTCGATTCTGATCGTACGCGACGACGACATGCAGGTGCGGGCGTTCCATAACGTTTGCCGCCATCGTGGCTCGCGTTTGTGCAATACGGACAAGGGTTCGCTGGGCAATATCGTCTGCCCGTATCACAGCTGGACCTACAACCTGAACGGCGATCTGATGTTCGCCGAGCATATGGGCGACCAGTTCGACCGCTGCAAGCACAGCCTCAAATCGGTGCACCTGCAGAATCTCGCGGGCCTGATCTTCATCTGTCTCGCGGACGAACCGCCGGCCGACTTTGCCGTGTTGCGCGCCGCGATGGAACCGTATCTGTTGCCGCACGACCTTGCCGGCTGCAAGGTCGCGGCGTCGATCGACATCATCGAAGAGGGCAACTGGAAGCTCACGATGGAAAACAATCGCGAGTGCTACCACTGCGTCGCGAACCATCCCGAGCTGACGATTTCGCTATACGAATACGGCTTCGGCTATCAGCGCACGCCTGCCAACGAAGAAGGCATGGCCGCGTTCGAGGAGACCGTGGCGCGCCGTACCGCGCAATGGGAGGCGATGAATCTGCCTTCGGCGGAAATCGACCGTCTGGCCGATCTGGTCACGGGTTTCCGCACGCAACGCCTGCCGCTCGATCGCGACGGCGAATCGCAGACCATGGACGCGAAGGTGGCGTCGAAGAAGCTGCTCGGCGGTTTCGAGCAGGCCGATCTCGGGGGCCTCTCGTTCTGGACGCAGCCGAATTCGTGGCATCACTTCATGAGCGACCATATCGTCAGCTTTTCGGTGATTCCGTTGTCGGCGGGCAAAACGCTGGTGCGCACCAAGTGGCTCGTCCACAAGGATGCACGCGAAGGCATCGATTACGACGTGAACAATCTGACGGCCGTGTGGCGCGCCACCAATGACCAGGATCGTGCGTTGGTGGAGTACTCGCAGCGCGGCGCGACCAGCAGCGCCTACGAGCCGGGTCCGTATTCGCCGTACACCGAAGGCCTCGTCGAAAAATTCTGCGAGTGGTACATCGGCCGTATCGCGGAGTACAGCGATACGCCCCAAACCCATGACGCCGGCGATGCGCCGGTTTCGCACGACGAAAAAGTCGTGTCTTTCGTGCGCTGA
- a CDS encoding electron transfer flavoprotein subunit beta/FixA family protein, with amino-acid sequence MKIAVLVSVGRHPVSGTARYSRNDAAALTIALSLAKTHGATLDVLHAGDPSNPALKEYLALGARTVEVLDVPATPEWGGDAIAPLATRLQGYDLVLTGTRAEGAFDSGMLPYRVANALDLPLVGAAVDLTIRDGCAEVRQFMPKGLRRRVEVRLPALIAVHPMANTAPSYAYARLREGTIRTVATGASGRPDAANPDDLAWTIRPASAKPVRLAAAEKRSGHARMLSATTTESRGGSVVIEGSSVEKAQVILAYLREHQLVDY; translated from the coding sequence ATGAAAATCGCCGTACTGGTTTCCGTGGGGCGGCACCCGGTCAGCGGCACGGCGCGCTACAGCCGCAACGACGCTGCCGCGTTGACGATCGCGCTCTCGCTCGCCAAGACGCACGGCGCGACACTTGACGTGTTGCACGCGGGCGATCCATCGAATCCGGCGCTGAAGGAGTATCTCGCGCTCGGCGCGCGCACCGTCGAGGTGCTGGACGTGCCGGCAACGCCTGAATGGGGAGGCGATGCGATCGCACCGCTCGCCACACGTCTGCAAGGCTACGACCTGGTATTGACCGGCACGCGCGCCGAAGGCGCCTTCGACAGCGGCATGCTGCCATATCGCGTTGCCAACGCGCTGGATCTGCCGCTGGTCGGCGCGGCCGTCGATCTGACGATTCGCGACGGCTGCGCCGAAGTCCGGCAATTCATGCCGAAGGGCCTGCGCCGCCGCGTTGAAGTGCGTTTGCCGGCGTTGATTGCCGTCCATCCGATGGCCAACACGGCGCCGAGCTACGCCTATGCAAGGTTGCGCGAAGGCACGATCCGGACGGTCGCGACAGGCGCGTCCGGGCGTCCTGATGCCGCCAACCCCGACGACCTCGCCTGGACGATCCGTCCCGCGAGCGCCAAACCGGTGCGCCTCGCCGCTGCCGAAAAGCGCTCGGGCCATGCCCGCATGCTCTCGGCGACGACGACCGAAAGCCGCGGCGGCAGCGTCGTAATTGAAGGGAGTTCCGTCGAAAAAGCACAAGTGATCCTCGCGTATTTGCGCGAGCATCAACTCGTGGATTACTGA
- a CDS encoding electron transfer flavoprotein subunit alpha/FixB family protein, with the protein MNTHKRIDPRRPFTITADGLKRITLGMTGVAGSTELAAHGATASAHREHAKPRRTTATPQRVLLVAAHADRGALDDHARQTLAAAALIADAATEVVLLVFGEFSGDAAALGADKLIELPMFDRRVFAPMDELNALAACVAAYAPAHILLPDNATGDGDLGRRYAAAANASVATHVVEIDATHVAAYIQTNTAFASRALPEVVLLAPNAVDPKLPFVGAGERVVWRFDGEPAASRSIVRDLGIEEIDAAQLALEEADFIVSAGNGVSDVPAFERLAGTLGAAIGASRVAVDDGKFSRDKQIGATGKTVEASVYIAFGISGAVQHLQGIKDCRHVIAVNLDASAPIAKRANLTVIADAQETIAALNEAAAAARTARGTGATLLNSTAVAEGALA; encoded by the coding sequence ATGAACACTCACAAACGAATCGATCCGCGCCGGCCGTTCACGATCACGGCGGACGGCCTCAAGCGCATTACGCTCGGCATGACGGGTGTGGCGGGCTCGACGGAACTCGCGGCGCATGGCGCGACGGCGTCGGCGCATCGCGAGCACGCGAAACCGCGCCGCACGACGGCTACGCCACAGCGTGTCTTGCTGGTAGCCGCTCACGCGGATCGCGGCGCGCTGGATGACCACGCGCGCCAGACTCTGGCCGCCGCCGCATTGATCGCCGACGCCGCAACCGAAGTCGTGCTGCTCGTGTTCGGCGAGTTCAGCGGCGACGCCGCCGCGCTCGGCGCCGACAAGCTGATCGAGTTGCCGATGTTCGACCGCCGCGTTTTCGCGCCGATGGACGAACTGAACGCACTGGCCGCGTGCGTCGCGGCCTACGCCCCGGCGCACATTCTCCTGCCCGACAACGCGACCGGCGACGGCGACCTCGGCCGCCGTTATGCGGCCGCCGCGAACGCGAGCGTCGCGACGCATGTCGTCGAGATCGATGCGACCCATGTCGCGGCTTATATCCAGACGAATACGGCGTTCGCCTCGCGCGCTCTGCCTGAGGTCGTGTTGCTTGCACCGAATGCGGTCGATCCGAAGTTGCCGTTTGTCGGCGCGGGTGAGCGCGTGGTGTGGCGTTTCGACGGCGAACCGGCAGCGTCCAGAAGCATCGTGCGCGATCTGGGCATCGAGGAAATCGACGCCGCGCAGCTCGCGCTCGAAGAGGCGGATTTCATCGTCTCGGCAGGCAATGGCGTGAGCGATGTGCCGGCGTTCGAGCGTCTTGCAGGCACCTTAGGCGCCGCGATCGGCGCGAGCCGCGTCGCCGTGGACGACGGCAAATTTAGCCGCGACAAGCAGATCGGCGCCACCGGCAAGACCGTCGAAGCAAGCGTCTATATCGCGTTCGGCATTTCCGGCGCGGTTCAGCATCTGCAGGGCATCAAGGATTGCCGGCACGTGATCGCCGTGAATCTCGACGCCAGCGCGCCGATCGCCAAACGCGCGAATCTGACCGTTATCGCCGACGCGCAGGAAACCATCGCGGCGCTGAACGAAGCCGCGGCGGCTGCGCGCACGGCGCGCGGCACGGGTGCGACGTTATTGAATTCAACCGCCGTTGCCGAAGGAGCGCTTGCATGA
- a CDS encoding (Fe-S)-binding protein, whose amino-acid sequence MSPVFVITVLLWLSVAGLAFALARRAAYWREGRATAAGAYGWTNLLAIPKRYFVDLHHVVARDPYIAKTHVATAGGAILAMALVFVNYGLAIYSPWLDKLIFLAALVMLVGAVFVWRRRHGAKAVPARLSRGPWDHLPLLLGSFALGLALFIALPAAAMSGALAIVVALLIAAGAFTMTFGAARGGPMKHALAGLLHLAFHPRQERFAERNDNDVVPPTALKAPVLDAKEYGVGKPVEFRWNQLLSFDACVQCGKCEAACPAFAAGQPLNPKKLIQDLVTGMVGGTDEAYAGSPTPGIPVGKHGGAPDKPLVSSLIEADTLWSCTTCRACVQECPMLIEHVDAIVDMRRNQTLVEGAVPGKGPVTLANLRETGSSNGYDIGARYDWAVDLQVQVAQPGRPVDVLLIAGEGAFDMRYQRTLRALVKVLNRAGIDYAVLGGVETDTGDTARRLGDEATFQQLATRLIGTLSQYSFRKIVTADPHVLHSLRNEYRALGGFYEVQHHTALIEELVSSGKLSPKAVAAFADRKITYHDPCYLGRYNGETEAPRRLLKTIGIKVVEMERNGLRGRCCGGGGGAPLTDIPGKRRIPDIRIDDARAINAEIVAVGCPNCTAMLEGVVGPRPEVLDVAELVAAALE is encoded by the coding sequence ATGAGCCCCGTGTTTGTCATCACCGTCCTGCTGTGGTTGTCGGTGGCGGGTCTCGCGTTCGCGCTCGCCAGGCGCGCTGCGTATTGGCGCGAAGGCCGCGCCACGGCGGCGGGTGCGTACGGCTGGACCAATCTGCTGGCGATTCCCAAGCGCTATTTCGTCGACCTGCACCACGTGGTTGCGCGTGACCCGTACATCGCGAAGACGCACGTCGCGACGGCGGGCGGGGCGATCCTTGCGATGGCGCTGGTGTTCGTCAACTACGGTCTCGCCATCTACTCGCCGTGGCTCGACAAGCTGATCTTTCTGGCCGCGCTGGTGATGCTGGTCGGCGCGGTGTTCGTCTGGCGCCGGCGCCATGGCGCGAAGGCGGTGCCGGCGCGCCTTTCGCGTGGACCGTGGGATCATCTGCCGCTGCTGCTCGGCTCGTTCGCGCTCGGTTTGGCGCTGTTCATCGCGCTGCCTGCTGCGGCGATGTCGGGTGCGCTGGCTATCGTCGTCGCGTTGCTGATCGCGGCGGGCGCATTCACGATGACGTTCGGCGCGGCTCGCGGCGGTCCGATGAAGCATGCGCTGGCCGGCCTGCTGCACCTCGCGTTTCATCCGCGCCAGGAGCGCTTTGCCGAGCGCAACGACAACGATGTCGTGCCGCCGACCGCGCTGAAGGCGCCGGTGCTAGACGCGAAGGAATACGGCGTCGGCAAGCCGGTCGAGTTTCGCTGGAACCAGTTGCTGAGCTTCGACGCCTGCGTGCAGTGCGGCAAGTGCGAAGCGGCGTGCCCCGCGTTTGCGGCCGGGCAGCCGCTCAATCCGAAGAAGCTGATTCAGGATCTCGTCACGGGCATGGTCGGCGGCACGGATGAGGCCTATGCCGGCAGCCCGACGCCCGGCATTCCGGTCGGCAAACACGGCGGCGCGCCGGACAAGCCGCTTGTGTCGAGCCTGATCGAAGCGGACACGCTGTGGTCGTGCACCACCTGCCGCGCCTGCGTGCAGGAATGCCCGATGCTGATCGAGCACGTCGATGCGATCGTGGATATGCGCCGCAACCAGACGCTGGTCGAAGGCGCCGTGCCCGGCAAAGGCCCGGTCACGCTCGCCAATCTGCGCGAGACGGGCAGCTCGAACGGCTACGATATCGGCGCGCGTTACGACTGGGCCGTCGATCTGCAAGTGCAGGTCGCGCAACCGGGGCGTCCCGTGGACGTGCTGTTGATCGCCGGCGAAGGCGCGTTCGACATGCGCTATCAGCGTACGCTACGGGCGCTCGTCAAGGTGTTGAACCGCGCGGGAATCGACTACGCGGTGCTCGGCGGCGTCGAGACCGATACCGGCGACACCGCACGGCGTCTCGGCGACGAAGCGACCTTCCAGCAACTCGCGACCAGACTGATCGGCACGCTCTCGCAGTATTCGTTCCGCAAGATCGTTACAGCCGATCCGCATGTGCTGCACAGCCTGCGCAACGAATATCGCGCACTCGGCGGTTTCTACGAGGTTCAGCATCACACGGCGCTGATCGAAGAGCTGGTATCGAGCGGCAAGCTGTCGCCGAAAGCGGTCGCCGCGTTCGCGGACCGCAAGATCACGTATCACGACCCGTGCTATCTGGGCCGCTATAACGGTGAGACGGAAGCGCCGCGCCGTTTGCTGAAGACCATCGGCATCAAGGTGGTCGAGATGGAGCGCAATGGGTTGCGCGGACGCTGCTGCGGCGGCGGTGGCGGTGCGCCGTTGACGGACATTCCGGGCAAGCGGCGCATTCCGGATATCCGCATCGACGACGCCCGTGCGATCAACGCGGAGATCGTCGCGGTGGGGTGCCCGAATTGCACGGCGATGCTCGAAGGCGTGGTCGGCCCGCGTCCGGAAGTGCTGGACGTCGCCGAGCTGGTTGCCGCAGCGCTGGAGTAA
- a CDS encoding NADH:flavin oxidoreductase, with product MRYPNLFKPLTLNKLTLRNRIVSTAHAEVYAEPGGLPGDRYIRYYEEKAKGGVGLAVCGGSSPVSIDSPQGWWKSVNLSTDKIIDPLARLAEAMHQHGAKIMIQATHMGRRSAFHGEHWPHLMSPSGVREPVHRGNAKIIEVEEIRRIITDFAAAAKRVKDAGMDGIEISAAHQHLIDQFWSPRTNFRTDEWGGSLENRLRFGTEVLKAVREAVGADFCVGLRMCGDEFHEDGLDHEQLKEIAQAMSETGLIDYLGVIGSGADTHNTLANCMPPMALPPEPFVHLAAGIKSVVKLPVMHAQSIRDAGQAERLLASGMVDLVGMTRAQIADPHMVIKIRDGREDEIKQCVGANYCIDRQYNGLDVLCVQNAATSREETMPHVIAKTRGPKRKVVVVGAGPAGLEAARVAKSRGHDVVLFEKNDYVGGQIMLAAKAPQREQMAGIVRWFDMETKRLGVDRRLGVAADEKTIMAEKPDIVVLATGGSSFTSQVAAWGVEEGLAVSSWDVLSGKVEPGKNVLVYDGVSTHAGAGVADFMSSRGSNVEIVTPDVKVADDVGGTTFPIFYRRLYAQGVIHTPNYWLDKVYEEDGKKIAVIRNEYTEEQEERAVDQVVIENGSTPNDQLYWALKPESVNRGQVDVHKLFASEPQPSLSEELGNGRFLLFRVGDCISMHNIHGAIYDALRLCKDF from the coding sequence ATGCGTTACCCGAACCTTTTCAAGCCTCTCACGCTGAACAAGCTGACGTTGCGCAACCGTATCGTCAGCACCGCGCACGCGGAGGTGTATGCGGAACCGGGTGGTCTGCCCGGCGACCGTTATATCCGTTACTACGAAGAGAAGGCCAAGGGCGGCGTCGGCCTCGCCGTGTGCGGCGGCTCGAGCCCGGTGTCGATCGACAGCCCGCAAGGCTGGTGGAAGTCGGTGAATCTTTCGACCGACAAGATCATCGATCCGCTTGCGCGACTGGCCGAAGCGATGCATCAGCACGGCGCGAAGATCATGATTCAGGCCACGCACATGGGCCGCCGCTCGGCGTTTCATGGCGAGCACTGGCCGCATCTGATGTCGCCGTCTGGTGTGCGCGAACCGGTGCACCGCGGCAATGCGAAGATCATCGAGGTGGAAGAGATTCGCCGCATCATCACGGACTTTGCGGCGGCCGCGAAGCGTGTGAAGGATGCCGGCATGGACGGCATCGAGATTTCCGCGGCTCACCAGCATCTGATCGATCAGTTCTGGAGTCCGCGCACGAATTTCCGCACCGACGAATGGGGCGGCTCGCTCGAAAACCGTCTGCGTTTCGGCACGGAAGTGTTGAAGGCGGTGCGCGAAGCGGTGGGCGCGGATTTCTGCGTCGGTCTGCGGATGTGCGGCGACGAGTTCCATGAGGACGGCCTCGACCACGAACAACTGAAAGAGATCGCCCAGGCGATGAGCGAAACCGGCCTGATCGATTACCTCGGCGTGATCGGTTCCGGCGCGGACACCCACAACACGCTGGCGAACTGCATGCCGCCGATGGCGCTGCCGCCTGAACCGTTCGTGCACCTCGCGGCCGGGATCAAGTCGGTGGTGAAGCTGCCGGTGATGCATGCGCAGAGCATTCGCGATGCGGGCCAGGCGGAACGTCTGCTCGCGAGCGGCATGGTCGATCTGGTCGGCATGACGCGCGCGCAGATCGCCGATCCGCATATGGTCATCAAGATTCGCGACGGTCGCGAGGACGAGATCAAGCAATGCGTCGGCGCGAATTACTGTATCGATCGGCAGTACAACGGGCTGGACGTGCTGTGCGTGCAGAACGCGGCAACATCGCGCGAAGAAACCATGCCGCACGTGATCGCGAAGACGCGTGGACCGAAGCGCAAGGTGGTCGTGGTCGGCGCCGGTCCGGCCGGGCTGGAAGCGGCGCGCGTGGCGAAGTCGCGCGGCCATGACGTGGTGCTGTTCGAGAAGAACGACTACGTCGGCGGTCAGATCATGCTGGCCGCGAAAGCGCCGCAACGCGAGCAGATGGCGGGCATCGTGCGCTGGTTCGATATGGAAACGAAGCGCCTCGGCGTCGACCGCCGTCTCGGTGTCGCGGCCGACGAGAAAACCATCATGGCCGAGAAGCCGGACATCGTCGTGCTGGCCACGGGCGGTTCATCGTTCACGTCGCAGGTGGCGGCGTGGGGCGTCGAGGAGGGGCTCGCGGTCAGTTCATGGGATGTGCTGTCGGGCAAGGTCGAGCCGGGCAAGAACGTGCTGGTGTATGACGGCGTCAGCACGCACGCCGGCGCGGGTGTCGCGGATTTCATGTCGAGTCGCGGCTCGAACGTCGAGATCGTGACGCCTGACGTGAAAGTTGCCGACGACGTCGGCGGCACCACGTTCCCGATCTTCTATCGACGCCTTTACGCGCAAGGCGTGATTCACACGCCGAACTACTGGCTCGACAAGGTGTACGAGGAAGACGGCAAGAAGATCGCCGTGATCCGCAACGAGTACACGGAAGAGCAGGAAGAACGCGCGGTCGATCAGGTGGTGATCGAGAACGGCAGCACGCCGAACGACCAGCTCTACTGGGCGCTCAAGCCCGAGTCGGTGAATCGCGGCCAGGTGGACGTGCATAAGCTTTTCGCGTCCGAGCCGCAACCGTCGTTGAGCGAAGAACTCGGTAACGGCCGCTTCCTGCTGTTCCGCGTCGGCGACTGCATTTCCATGCACAACATTCACGGCGCGATTTACGACGCGCTGCGCCTTTGCAAGGATTTCTGA
- a CDS encoding DUF5943 domain-containing protein, which yields MQPQLPIDVDPNTGVWTTDALPMLYVPRHFFTNNHTAVEEALGRDTYAEILYKAGYKSAYFWCDKESKQHGITGMAVFEHYLNRLSQRGWGLFTITEADPSSSRARIELHHSSFVLAQPGKEGKLCYMFAGWFAGAMDWVNDTAPDGQRKGPPSHSQEARCAAEGHEHCVFEVSPLAS from the coding sequence ATGCAACCCCAACTGCCTATCGACGTCGATCCGAATACCGGCGTCTGGACGACCGACGCGCTGCCCATGCTCTACGTGCCGCGTCACTTCTTCACGAACAATCACACCGCCGTCGAGGAAGCGCTCGGCCGCGACACCTACGCCGAGATTCTCTACAAGGCCGGCTACAAGTCCGCGTATTTCTGGTGCGACAAGGAATCGAAACAGCACGGCATTACCGGCATGGCGGTATTCGAGCATTACCTGAATCGCCTGTCGCAACGCGGCTGGGGCCTCTTCACGATCACGGAAGCCGATCCGTCCAGCTCGCGTGCCCGCATTGAATTGCACCACTCGTCGTTCGTGCTCGCGCAGCCGGGCAAGGAAGGCAAGCTGTGCTACATGTTCGCCGGCTGGTTCGCGGGCGCGATGGACTGGGTCAACGACACCGCGCCGGACGGACAGCGCAAGGGCCCGCCGTCCCATTCGCAGGAAGCGCGCTGCGCGGCCGAAGGCCACGAGCACTGCGTGTTCGAAGTGTCGCCGCTCGCGTCGTAA
- a CDS encoding dipeptidase — translation MSTLHDNSIIIDGLNISKFERSVFEDMRKGGVTAVNCTVSVWESFQKTVDNIAEMKQQIREYGEILTLVRTTDDIFRAKKENKTGIIFGFQNAHAFEDNLGYIEAFKDLGVNVVQLCYNTQNLVGTGCYERDGGLSGYGREVIQEMNRVGIMVDLSHVGGKTSSEAIAASNKPVCYSHCCPSGLKEHPRNKSDEQLKEIADAGGFVGVTMFAPFLKRGADATVEDYIEAIEYVVNLIGEDQVGIGTDFTQGYSTEFFDWITHDKGRYRQLTNFGKVVNPEGIRTIGEFPNLTAAMERAGWSETRIKKIMGENWVRVFGEVWKV, via the coding sequence ATGAGCACATTGCACGACAACAGCATCATCATCGACGGTCTGAACATTTCGAAGTTCGAGCGCTCGGTGTTCGAAGACATGCGCAAGGGCGGCGTGACCGCGGTGAACTGCACGGTGTCGGTCTGGGAAAGCTTCCAGAAGACCGTCGACAACATCGCGGAGATGAAGCAGCAGATCCGCGAATACGGCGAGATCCTGACGCTCGTGCGCACCACCGACGACATCTTCCGCGCGAAGAAAGAGAACAAGACCGGCATCATTTTCGGTTTCCAGAACGCGCATGCGTTCGAAGACAACCTCGGCTATATCGAGGCCTTCAAGGACCTCGGCGTGAACGTGGTCCAGCTTTGCTACAACACGCAAAACCTGGTCGGCACGGGCTGCTATGAACGCGACGGCGGTCTGTCGGGCTATGGCCGCGAAGTGATTCAGGAGATGAACCGCGTCGGCATCATGGTCGATCTCTCGCACGTGGGCGGCAAGACTTCATCCGAAGCGATCGCGGCGTCGAACAAGCCGGTGTGCTATTCGCATTGCTGCCCGTCGGGGCTGAAAGAGCATCCGCGCAACAAGAGCGATGAGCAACTGAAAGAGATCGCCGATGCAGGCGGTTTCGTCGGCGTGACGATGTTCGCTCCGTTCCTGAAGCGCGGCGCGGACGCGACTGTCGAAGACTATATCGAAGCGATCGAATATGTGGTGAACCTGATCGGTGAGGACCAGGTCGGCATCGGCACGGACTTCACGCAAGGCTACAGCACCGAGTTCTTCGACTGGATCACGCACGACAAAGGCCGTTATCGTCAGCTGACGAACTTCGGCAAGGTGGTGAATCCGGAAGGCATCCGCACCATCGGCGAGTTTCCGAACCTGACGGCCGCGATGGAGCGCGCCGGCTGGAGCGAGACGCGCATCAAGAAGATCATGGGTGAGAACTGGGTACGCGTGTTCGGCGAAGTGTGGAAGGTCTGA
- a CDS encoding serine hydroxymethyltransferase — protein sequence MSNPNPFFEESLATRDAAVRGAILKELERQQSQVELIASENIVSRAVLEAQGSVLTNKYAEGYPGKRYYGGCEYADVIETLALDRIKQLFNAKFANVQPHSGAQANGAVMLALAKPGDTVLGMSLDAGGHLTHGARPAMSGKWFNAVQYGVNRDTMLIDYEQIEELAQQHKPALLIAGFSAYPRALDFARLRAIADGVGAKLMVDMAHIAGIIAAGRHQNPVEHAHVVTSTTHKTLRGPRGGFVLTNDEDIAKKINSAVFPGLQGGPLMHVIAGKAVAFGEALQPGFRTYIDNVLANAQALGEVLKAGGVDLVTGGTDNHLLLVDLRPKGLKGNQVEQALERAGITCNKNGIPFDTEKPTVTSGVRLGTPAGTTRGFGVGEFREVGRLIVEVLDALRDHPEGHAATEQRVRREIFALCERFPIY from the coding sequence ATGTCGAACCCGAATCCTTTCTTCGAAGAATCGCTGGCCACGCGTGACGCGGCGGTGCGCGGCGCCATTTTGAAAGAGCTGGAGCGCCAGCAGTCGCAAGTCGAACTGATCGCGTCGGAAAACATCGTATCGCGCGCGGTGCTCGAAGCGCAGGGCTCGGTGCTGACCAACAAGTACGCGGAAGGGTATCCGGGCAAGCGCTATTACGGCGGTTGTGAATACGCCGACGTGATCGAAACGCTCGCGCTCGATCGCATCAAGCAGCTCTTCAATGCGAAATTCGCCAACGTGCAGCCGCATTCCGGCGCGCAGGCCAACGGCGCGGTGATGCTTGCCCTGGCGAAGCCGGGCGACACGGTGCTCGGCATGTCGCTCGATGCGGGCGGCCACCTGACTCACGGCGCCAGGCCGGCGATGTCGGGCAAGTGGTTCAACGCGGTTCAATACGGCGTGAATCGCGACACGATGCTGATCGATTACGAGCAGATCGAGGAACTCGCGCAGCAGCACAAACCGGCGCTGCTGATCGCCGGCTTCTCGGCTTACCCGCGCGCACTGGATTTCGCACGGCTGCGCGCGATCGCCGACGGCGTGGGCGCGAAGCTGATGGTGGATATGGCGCACATCGCCGGGATTATCGCGGCGGGCCGCCATCAGAATCCGGTCGAGCATGCACACGTCGTCACCTCGACCACGCACAAGACGCTGCGCGGTCCGCGCGGCGGCTTTGTGCTGACGAATGACGAAGACATCGCCAAAAAGATCAACTCCGCCGTGTTTCCGGGCTTGCAGGGCGGCCCGCTGATGCATGTGATCGCCGGCAAGGCGGTGGCGTTCGGCGAAGCGCTGCAACCGGGCTTCAGGACCTACATCGACAACGTGCTGGCCAACGCGCAGGCACTCGGCGAAGTACTGAAAGCCGGCGGCGTCGATCTGGTCACGGGCGGCACGGACAACCATCTGCTGCTGGTCGATCTTCGTCCGAAGGGCCTCAAAGGCAATCAGGTCGAGCAGGCGCTGGAACGCGCGGGCATCACCTGCAACAAGAACGGCATTCCTTTCGACACCGAGAAGCCGACGGTCACGTCCGGCGTTCGTCTCGGCACGCCGGCGGGCACCACGCGTGGTTTCGGCGTGGGCGAGTTCCGCGAAGTCGGGCGGCTGATCGTCGAGGTGCTCGACGCGCTGCGCGACCACCCGGAAGGCCATGCCGCAACCGAACAACGCGTGCGCCGCGAGATTTTCGCGCTGTGCGAACGCTTTCCCATCTACTAA